The following proteins come from a genomic window of Malus sylvestris chromosome 4, drMalSylv7.2, whole genome shotgun sequence:
- the LOC126618977 gene encoding uncharacterized protein LOC126618977, with protein MSESKSKVDSLREWVVEHKLRSVGCLWLSGIVGSIAYNWSQPGMKTSVRIIHARLHAQALTLAALAGAAVVEYHDHKSGAKHDKYAKYFPIENFNKD; from the exons ATGTCGGAATCCAAGAGCAAGGTCGATTCTCTCAGGGAATGGGTTGTCGAGCACAAGCTTCGATCCGTTG GTTGTCTATGGCTAAGTGGAATTGTGGGTTCGATAGCTTACAACTGGTCTCAGCCCGGCATGAAGACCAGTGTGAGGATCATTCACGCCAG GTTGCACGCACAGGCTCTGACGCTCGCCGCATTAGCCGGTGCAGCAGTGGTCGAGTACCATGACCACAAAAGTGGAGCAAAGCATGATAAATACGCGAAGTACTTCCCAATTGAGAACTTTAACAAGGATTAA
- the LOC126618966 gene encoding F-box/kelch-repeat protein At3g06240-like — MTYFCNIPDEIGLEILARLPPKSLMRFKCVRKSWYVLFNNPHFVAEHLRLYNDQPSSSSTCILFKRSVLSTTEFNNEELVFSFLSLRNDKDSDVYHNPNCTVEDLHFPHSMGLKSRGQFIELPGQELGESVSIVGHCDGIFCLYLYTGKLVLYNPAIKEFRVLPESSFEDAFSCTLGFGYDPKRKDYILISIVSYGEEILEDDRLIIHPPQAEIYTLSTNSWKKIGTDYLETENTYFWGNDNFSTYFEGVFYGLGYEEKKEFLPFYGRLEEERRQLVISYDASNEVFHDILLPDCFYEFPTHEFSLTVWNESVALFGFYHGEDEEPFEIWLMDEFDDGWTKHLSVVPKLDQEVDIPLILWKRDEVLLVDIDGRLASYNFNTENLMYLPVHGVSRGDFQAVVCVDSIVSVNGDKRLEIKDSFS; from the coding sequence ATGACATACTTCTGCAACATCCCAGACGAAATAGGGTTGGAAATCCTAGCAAGGCTGCCTCCCAAATCCCTAATGCGATTCAAATGTGTCCGTAAGTCGTGGTATGTCCTTTTTAACAATCCCCATTTCGTAGCTGAGCACCTCCGTTTATACAACGACCAACCCTCCAGCTCCTCCACTTGCATCCTTTTCAAGCGTTCTGTCCTCAGCACTACCGAATTCAACAACGAGGAACTCGTGTTTTCATTCCTAAGTCTTCGCAATGACAAAGACAGCGATGTTTATCACAACCCTAATTGTACCGTTGAGGACCTACATTTTCCGCATTCTATGGGATTAAAAAGCAGGGGACAATTTATTGAGCTCCCTGGCCAAGAACTTGGTGAATCTGTGAGTATTGTAGGTCATTGTGAtgggattttttgtttatatcttTATACCGGAAAACTTGTTTTATACAATCCGGCAATCAAGGAATTTAGGGTTCTTCCCGAGTCAAGCTTCGAAGATGCGTTTTCGTGTACGTTGGGATTTGGCTATGATCCGAAACGTAAAGATTACATACTCATCAGCATCGTATCTTATGGTGAGGAAATATTAGAGGATGATCGTCTCATTATTCATCCTCCCCAAGCAGAAATATACACATTGAGTACTAATTCTTGGAAAAAGATCGGGACAGACTACTTGGAAACAGAAAATACTTATTTTTGGGGTAACGATAATTTCTCGACCTACTTCGAGGGAGTTTTTTATGGGTTGGGATATGAGGAAAAGAAGGAATTTCTGCCATTTTATGGCAGACTTGAAGAGGAAAGGAGGCAATTGGTCATTTCTTACGACGCAAGTAATGAAGTTTTTCATGATATATTACTTCCGGATTGTTTCTACGAGTTTCCGACGCATGAGTTCTCGCTTACAGTGTGGAATGAATCTGTTGCTCTTTTTGGCTTTTACCATGGCGAAGATGAAGAACCCTTTGaaatttggttgatggatgaattTGATGATGGTTGGACAAAACATTTATCTGTTGTGCCCAAACTGGATCAAGAGGTAGATATTCCATTAATACTTTGGAAGAGGGACGAGGTTCTTTTGGTTGACATAGATGGACGCTTAGCCAGCTACAACTTCAACACCGAAAATCTTATGTATCTTCCTGTTCATGGTGTGTCCCGAGGAGATTTTCAAGCTGTTGTTTGTGTCGATAGTATAGTTTCTGTCAATGGTGATAAAAGGTTAGAGATCAAAGATAGCTTTAGCTAG